Sequence from the Salvelinus namaycush isolate Seneca chromosome 24, SaNama_1.0, whole genome shotgun sequence genome:
attgtgtaatatgatgttacaggactgtcatctgaagaattctgagaaggttagtgaaacaattaatatattttggtggtttatacgttatagctatttttgccttgaatcaatgctgttgttatgtttgctattgtgctaagctaatataacgctatattgtgttttcgctgtaaaacacttgataaatcggaaatattgtctggaatcacaagatgcctgtctttcaattgctgtacactatgtatttttcagaaatgttttatgatgagtatttagttatttggcgttggtgtctgtaatttttctgtctgctttcggtgcaatttctgactgtagctgcaatgtaaactatgatttatacctgaaatatgcacatttttctaacaaaacatatgctatacaataaatatgttatcagactgtcatctgatgaagttgtttcttggttagtggctatttatatctttatttggtcgaatttgtgatagctactgatgtagtaaaaaactgatggagtaaaaatagtggtgtcttttgctaacgtggttagctaatagatttacatattgtgtcttccctgtaaaacatttaaaaaatcggacatgttggcttgattcacaagatgtgtacctttcatctggtgtcttggacttgttaatgtgtgaaagttaaatatttaaaaaaaatatattttgaatttcgcgccctgcactttgagctggctgttgtcataagtgtaccgacgtcgggcttgcacgccaaacaggttaaagtaaGGGCTAAGGTTAAGGTAAGGGCTAAGGTTAAGGTAGGGGCTAAGGTTTGGCCTACAAGCTCTCAAAGTCTCATGTTAGAATTAGACGTTCTTCCATggttctcaaacgtcaaatttcgaaaaTGTATCCAAACATCAAATTTCGTAAAActtgttccaaacgtcaaatttcgatagtgtttaaggttaagtttatgCATTACCTCAGAATGGTTGATGTTCGGGTAAATGTTTGGGCTTAAAACAAACATaccaaaaacaactttctatcgctggattcaaacatgcaaccttcagaatcagaggcagatgcttacggcCATCCGCCATCCCTGCCCATAACAACCTAGCATAACCCAAACCTACTAGAACGTAATGCTCatcgttgcccctagtggctggtaggggcctgaggacacacagtgtgttgtgaaatctgttatgaatgtattgtaatgtttttataaTTGTATAAGTGCCTTAATTTTTCCGGAGCCTAGGAAGAGTCAACAgctaaataataaaaataaatacaaataattacAAATACGAATATTGACATCCTGGGGACATGGACGAACGTCGAATACTGCAATGGATCTGGTGTGACCTGActgtacacacgcacgcacacgcacgcacacacacacacacacacacacacacacacacacacactagaaggattatttattttatttatttatttgtcctCTGGGTTTATCTATTTGATAGCTGCGAGAAGCACTCTGagtagtgaagacgtcaaaactatgaaataacaaatatggaatcatgtagtaaccaaaaaagtgttaaacaaatcaaagtatattatatatttgaaATATAGAATAGAATGTTTTATACATGAAGCTGGTTTgagcgaatgccaagagtgtgcaaagctgtcatcaaggcaaagggtggctactttgaagaatctcaaatacaaaaatatattttaatttgtttaacacttttttggttactacatgattccatatgtgttatttcatagttttgatgttttcactattattctacaatgtagaaagtagtaaaaaataaagaaaaacccttgaatgagtagatgtgtccacacttttgactggtactgtatatttacaaaAAACTATATGGGGGAttagaaatgatgcagacaattacattgatagaagctacaatctatctgcagtattaaagctgatccaccatCTAACAatctatctgcagtattaaagctgatccaccccctaacaatctatctgcagtattaaagctgatccaccccctaacaatctatctgcagtattaaagCTGGTCCACCCCCTAACAATCTATTTgcagtattaaagctgatccaccccctaaCAATCTATCTGCactattaaagctgatccaccatCTAACAatctatctgcagtattaaagctgatccaccatCTAACAatctatctgcagtattaaagctgatccaccatCTAACAatctatctgcagtattaaagctgatccacccctaacaATCTATCTGCactattaaagctgatccaccatctaacaaaaatgtataataatacaattaaaatAACATACTACGGTACACTCAATACAGAGAGTACGCATTAGATACAAGGAAATTAAATTGCAATTCACCtctcgccacacacacacaaacatacactacatgactgcTATTTCAGTCTGTCCCAGTGGATGTATCTAACTCAGAGGTGATCATCAATCTAACTAACTCTAATATTCATCACACAGCTTTGATTTTCAGCCCACCCACCAGACATTCctccctcgctctcgctcgctctatgtctctccccctcccattcttaccatccctctctctctctctctctcggctctGTCTCTTGCTcgctctatgtctctctccctcattcccacTCCCTCCatctttacccctctctctcctctctttcacggcttcttcttctctctctctctcaactccctctttctgttctcttcttctctctctcaactccctcttttcttctctcttcttctctctctctctcaactccctctttcttttcttctctctcaactccctcttttcttctctcttcttctctctctcaactccctcttttcttctctcttcttctctctctctcaactccctcttttcttttctcttcttctctctctctctcagccctttATTTCCCTATGTTTCTTTCATCTACCCTGCTTCCTGTATCCTTCCCGGCTCCTCTTTTCTACCAACTGTTCtttatccccttctctctccatcatcaTCTTCAACTGATgagctacatcccaaatggcaccacattccctacttagtgtcctacgggccctgatcaaaagtagtgcgctgtGTACAGAGGttagggtgtcatttaggatgGCAATCATTGTCTATAGTGTGTGTTTTTATAGTTTATCGGTTGTTATGTGTTTACATATCTCAGAGGTTACATGGTGGAGCTGTTTGGTTGCACAGTGGAAGAccggggttagaggttagaggtcacgGCGGAacacaggggttagaggtcaaatCCCTAGAGACACACCACTTTTGCTCATACACACACCTCTGCTGTAACACACACGGAtccacgcaaacacacacacacacacacagacacagacacagacacagacacacacagacacagacacacacagagacacagacacacacagacacagacacacacacacacacacacacacacacacacacacacacacacacacacacacacacacacacacacacacacacacacacacacacacaatttcaaCAAAAGCCTTGAACAAAATCAACAACCACAACAATTTGCAACAGTATGAATAAATCAGAGGCACTGATTGGTCGAGAGGATGAGAGAGACCACTTCAGTTTATGAAGAATGGACAGTGAATGATGCCCGAGGTCGCAGCCTGCCTGCACGTTGAGTTCTACCCATCATCAGTCTGGTTTACGTTCGACTCCACATGCTCTTAGTCCCCCACTTATCCGGCGGCCCATAATGCCTGTTGTTTTGACTCCACCGGTAGAGGATTTTGGGGGGAATCGGTGTGGAATGATGTCTGAGGCCGAACAGGGATTTCGTGGGTTCCGGGGATCCCCCGGTATCTATTACATCCAAGGGACAGAAGGCGCCAGCGCGCGCCAtctgagaccccccccccccccctcccccatgaGACCTCCCTGTCCTTGTTCTGCTACCCCATTTTAGGGGCAGTCAGTGGTGCTGAAAAGTCGCGAGGTTCTCCCTAAAATCGGTGGATAAAATGCCACTTTATTCCCGGCATGCACTATTTTGGACCAGGGCTTGGACGCATCCATAATCTGACATTATTATCTATTGTCAATCTATTATGGTGTATATCATGACGCTGTATGGTGTATATCATGTGGAATGTAATGTAGACTACATATATGATCAGTGAGCAGGAAACACCTGCTGTAGGCTATAGAAGGAACATTTAGAAACCGTGGATCGTTGTCCATAATGCAGGCATATGAGCTTAAATGTAGCAATAGGCTACTTTTAtagtctaataataataataataataactataataataatacattccaAATTAGCAAACTGTTAATTTCAATTCAGAGTTATCGAAATGGCCGATTAACCTATTTTAACGCAAGCGGGAAATAAGACAATAATTAATCATTTTGGCCTTTTGGTGATGTAACATGCATCGAATCCATTTTTTAAAATTACTTGATTAATTTATGGTCTACAATATATCCATATTGCAGTGGATATTTATTTATAAACAGccgaaacatttaaaaaaaaatgttcttAGGTCACAAAAAAACAACACCTGTGTTTCGTTGAATGAAGAGCATTCACGTAGAGACTATAGCCTAAAAATATCCTATATTTAACTCTTTactttattatttcatagttttaaaataaataatgtagGCCCACGGTTAGGCTATCAGCGAAATATATTGTATTAAACGTGCCAATAGATACGTTCAGTGAAAATCATTCTGGGAAGTTTGTATCCCTTTAATGCTGAAATAGCAAGTCATCGGTAAGGTATGAGTATTGGACGATAAAGAGCAAGTGTTGATGCCGTCTCGTGTATCTGCTGCAGTGGTCGTATGTTAAATCAGCTGCAGTGGTCGTATGTAAAATCAGCTGCAGTGGTCTTTGTGTTTTTACACTGATAGAAAAAATGACATATTTGTTTCTCCTTTGGTGTTTTTAATAACTGTTTAAAAATAACATGCTATTACGTGTTCAGCTAATACACTAGGCCTATAGCATCCACTTGTAAAAGTTTGTGTTTGAAACTGTGTAGAATTGTTCATCCCATCACTCATggtcccttcctcccttccccgTGACTCGCCTAGCCTCGCGGTCACGCCCCCCGGTCACAGAGATAAATGGTCAGTTCCGTAAGGGCGCATGCTTACAGTTAACTCCACATCCTCCGGTCCGTAATTCCGGTTCATGAACAGCCTGGGTCTCGAGGAGTAGGAGGACACACCGGAGAGCTCGCTCACCTCAGGCTCCACCAGTCTCTAATCCGTCCTCGACGGTCCGTCCCGTGTCACACATGTTCTGCTGAGGACGCGCGCCCCAACCGACAACCGACCATGTCCACCGGGTCGCTTAGCGACGTTGACGACGAGCTCCTGGACGGCATCCTGAAGTTCGGCTCTTCCGGTAAAGACTCCGGTACGTCGAACGAGAGCACCGGGGAGAGTTCGAACTGCGAGGGCGGCTCGGCCAACGAGAAATCAGCCCGGGGAAAGAAACGGAAAACAGGGTCCAGTAGGAAAACCGCGCTGAACGGCGTGGCGCACGATGGGGGCGGCAAGCAGCCACAGAGGAACGCGGCCAACGCACGGGAGAGGGCAAGGATGCGCGTGCTATCCAAAGCGTTTTCCCGTTTGAAGACGACTTTACCGTGGGTCCCGCCGGACACCAAGCTCTCCAAACTGGACACACTTCGCCTCGCCTCGAGCTACATAGCCCATCTACGGCAGATCCTCGCCAACGACAAATACGAGAACGGATTTATCCACCCGGTGAACCTGGTGAGAGACACACCTCAAATTCAAATCAATCACATGTATTTTATACCGCCGTTGTTTTAATTAAATGTAGGCCTAACCCTTGTTTACATCAGCAATTTTCGCAAAGCGCTTTACAGATAGGTTATTCAACCTAAACCCCAAAGAGCAATCAGAGCAGAAGTTAACTTAACTAACACAGTGACCAGGAGAAACTCCCTGACTATTGACATAAAATAAAAAGTCTCAGAGAGACAGAAAGTCAACTAATAAATAGTCTAGCTTGATACAATTAAAAGTGATCCAAAAGTATCGTCGTGAATCAAACGGATCAGCTGAGTTTGTGAAGGAGAATGGCCATCACTCTGTTTGGACGGTACTATTATGAGTTAGCTAGCCTATGCGACTGGGGTGCATTTGATTGTTCACCCACTAGCACCTTTGTATGGCCTATATCATTCACACAATAATTGATTAATACTATTACCCCCaattcatcatttcacaacagggctgctttaaaaaatatatatattgttccgTGTTGCTTTAAACACGTCACCATTAGTTTATCCATGTTATTCAGGTTCAGCAGACAGAGGAAAACATATCGAATATATATACAGAGCCtatattttatttattcatttacgCCTATTATTATGATGTTCACAAGTTAGGTTAACTTGAAAGATGTCaaggataaaaaaataaacctTATGTTTTGTGTGAAGTTGTTTTCTTGACCCAGTCTAAAAATGGATATGCTAATGAGGATGAGGTTTAAAAATGCTATTGTgtgttaaataaaaacatgtagcttttttgggggggaaatattGTTATACCATTGTTGTTGTAACACGCAGTGAGTTGATTTGTAatttcctgtctttctctctctctctctctctctctctctgtctctctctctctccagacgtGGCCCTTCATGGTCGCCGGGAAACCGGAGAATGATTTGAAAGAGATGCTCAACACCACCCGGTTGTGTGGAACAACCGCCTCATGATGTAACGGATGGACATGACATTAACATTAACCGTCAAGGGATGGACATGATACATTTTTTTTGACTTTTTCAGATGGACAGAAATGCACGTCATCTCTCCTAAACCAAATAATGAGTGGGAATACCGGGAGAGCGCACGCTCTCTCACGCGTTCCCATACAGAGAAGCGGATTTTATATTTAAAGTGTTCACATGTTGCCTTTGCTGGTTCGAGGACATATTGTGTTTTGTATACGTTTTTTAAACTCTTaaaaatgctttaaaaaaaaaactttgtcaCACGAGTATTTGTTTTACAGGTGATGTTGTCAGTCACCGCGTTGGAAGTGCACATGAAAAATGTCTCAATATCCTATCTGAATAGCCAGATTTTATGTGAATAAAATGTATTCATCATCATAATTTTCTTCCCCAATGTGCTTTGTGTTGGAATTTGACAAAGAGGAATTTAAATTCTACAGGACACTTTTTTGttgttactgtaggctataggctatTTTCCTGCTAACCCTACAACCCCTGGTTATCACCAATCCCTCAAAATTACAGCGCAAAACTCTAGAAACGAGCACCGGGGGAGAAAAACAAATCTAAGTGTCCACTGGTCCAGGtttatttgtttttctttatcTCCAAAAGTAAACAATGGATAAGCCTACTAGACTATCTCGTTAAAAAACAACAAAGATATGGTTTGCGCCTTGGTTAGGGCCTGCCTGTGTTTCATTTATACAATTATTCCATGGCAATTTTCTTCCTTCTGACGTGAATAAATGTCGGTAATAGTGTC
This genomic interval carries:
- the tcf21 gene encoding transcription factor 21; amino-acid sequence: MSTGSLSDVDDELLDGILKFGSSGKDSGTSNESTGESSNCEGGSANEKSARGKKRKTGSSRKTALNGVAHDGGGKQPQRNAANARERARMRVLSKAFSRLKTTLPWVPPDTKLSKLDTLRLASSYIAHLRQILANDKYENGFIHPVNLTWPFMVAGKPENDLKEMLNTTRLCGTTAS